GTAAACTTGCCGACTTTTCCATTGTAGCCCACATCCACACCACCATTATTGATGCGCGGGTCAGAACTTGTCGAGGCCGCACCGCGATACACAAAGGCTTCGGCGTAAGGACGGTTGTCATGTTGTGAACGGTAACCCACTTCCAGCGCACGCGCTTTGGTTTTACCCAAATATTTGGTGAGCGGATCGCTGATCATGATACTTGAATAGCGGCCAAATGGCACATACAACTGACCCAAGGAGCCAAAAATCGGCGACTTCATAAAGTTACCAATCGTCACGTAACCTTGATTTAAGTAAATGCGTGAATTATCTAAACCACGATCGGTATCCACAGCCGCAGAGTTATCATACGAAAACTCCATCAAACCCGAGACCCACGGCGTTACGACAGCTTGCGCCATTAAGTCCGCACCCGTCAAATCGATATCGCTGTTGGATTTACCTTGGTACGTGTTTGAGTACTGAGCGATACCCACAACGTCACCACTTAACACCAAACGCGGCAAGGATGGCCATTCACCCATTTCTTTTTTGTAGTACTCCATCGCCTTCTTCGTACGGTTAAGTAACTCAATATTTTCATTGATACTTGGCGCATTAATAATAAAGCTAGAACCGTCGTAGTGAGCCGGCACACCTGTCGCTGGCGCCAATACCACAGAGTTACCAAAATGAACATAACCCGGCGTGTTCACCACATAATGCTTCTGAGCACCCTTAAGGTGACCGTATTCTGTTTTCACATCTGTGGTGTTATGTCGAGCACGGTTGACGTGTTGCCGATGTTTCAGCTGAGCTTTTAAAGTACCCACTTGTTGTTGCAAGGCAGCCATTTGCTTTTGCATGGCCTGCATTTCTTGGGTCACTTCTTTTAGGGCGGCCGCATCCTTGCTTGAGCCATCGGCCGCCAGCACCGCTGTACTCACGGTGGCTAAACTAATAGCAGCAACTAAGGCCTTGATTCTCATGGGTTTAACTCCTCATTATTTAAAAGATAACGCCGCACCACGTTTCGCGACACGACAAAAATACCAGCAAACGCGAAAAGCGCAATGGCTGAGTTCAAAAACAGCGTTTCATAGATATGGCAGGCTTTAAAAATGGCCGCTTGAGAGTCCAGCTTGAACGAGATTTGACCATATTTTGACAGCACGCCGGTTAAAAATCCGGCAACGGCATTCGATAACATCCAGATGCTGACCAACAGTGTCTCCTTGCCCCTGGGCGCGAGCTTCGTGACCAAGGCCAAACTGATCGGCACCATGCACAACTCACCCATCGGGAAGACAAAATACGCTACCACCACAAAAAACGGTGAAGCATGACCGTGAACCAAGGCTGATTTCGCCGCGAAAACGAAGATCAAGAAGCCCAAACCCAGCATAGCCATACCCAAGGCAAACTTATCCGTGACCAAGGGTGAGCGCTTTTGCTTGGATAAATTCACCCAAAGTGTTGCCAAGAACGGACCGATGATCAACATAAAAATGGGATCCAAAGCATAAAACGCTGAGGTCGGAATCGTCGTACCCATCACCTTGCGATCAATAATACGCTGAATAAACAAATTCAACGTGGTACCGCCCATATTCAGCATGGCCTCAAACACGATCACACCTATAATGCCGATCAATATTAACAGCAAGTTTTTGCGCTCAGCCTGCGTACCTTTGATAAGCAATCGCGCCATCATGAGTAGTACAACGGCAAACGAGACCACCATCAAACTCGTGTCTAAATTTTTATACAACATCACATAGCACACCGGCACCATGCAGGCCAGCAAGCCATACACCAAGGTTTTCGATTTGAAACGCTTGTGTGGCGTGACCTGCCCTGTGGCACTGGGCATGCGGAAAAACGCCTGCAAGTGTTTTTGCCCCAAGATAAAAACGAGCAAACCCGAGGCCATCCCCACACTGCTTAAGATAAAGGCATAGTTCCAGCCAAAATGCTCACCCACAAAGCCGCAAGCAATCGGCGCCAACAACGCACCGACGTTTTTACCTAAATAGTAAAAGGTGAAACCCGCATCACGCTTATGTTCATTATTTTTGTACATTGCACTCAGTAAAGGCGGCAAGCTGGGTAAAAACAAGCCATACCCCACGGTGACAATGGCCAGGCCAATATACACCACGTCTGGCGCAGGCAATACCATTAAGGCATTGCCGATCGTCATGAGGCTCGCCCCCAAAATAATGGCCACTCGCGAGCCAAAGTAGCGATCAGCCAAATAACCGCCCACAATGGGTGTGCCAAAAATCAGCGCCATAAAGGTGCTGTAAACACTAAACGCGTGGCTGTCAGCAATATTAAAGGTGTGCGTAAGATACAGCACCAATAAGGCCGTGATACCAAAACGACCAAAGAGCTCCCACATCTCGGTGTAGAGCACCACATAAAAGCCTGGCGGGTTTTGCCTCAATCGAGACCTTAAAAGATTAAGCAACATAACAATTGTCCCAAAGTCGTTTAATAAAAAATGAAAGAAAACGCGGATACGAAAAAATTAGGCCCTGGCAGGCCACCAATAACAATAAGACTGTAGGACGTCTGTGTGAATCACTGGAACATTACCGCTTGATTGAAAAAACACGATACCAGATTTTACCAGGCCGTCAACCCGAAGATGCGGCGTGCTCCAAGCGCCGCCATTTACTTAAGGATATAAAAAATGTGCCGAATTTTGAGCAAAAAAAAGCAGCGAGGATAACCCGGGTTTAGTCTCGAAAGTTATCAAACTGCACGGGAAAATCAATTTTCGCCTCACGCAACATCGCGATCACATCTTGCAAATCATCACGTTTTTTACCGGTCACGCGGACTTGTTCACCTTGAATCTGCGCCTGCACTTTAAGCTTGCTGTCTTTAATCAATGTCGTGAGTTTTTTCGCCTGATCGCGATCGATACCCTGCTTCAAGGTCAACACTTGTTTGGCTTCACTTAAATTCGTGTGGATATCACCTGCCTCATAACAACGACCATCCAGCCCACGCTTAATCAGCTTACCCACCAAAATATCCAGCATTTGCTTGACCTGAAAATCACTGGGCGCCTTCAATGTGATTTCTTTATCCGTGTGCTCAAAACTCGCATTCGTGCCTTTAAAGTCAAACCGCTGACTCACTTCGCGATTCGCCTGATCCACAGCATTCGTTAATTCGTGATGATCGATTTCTGACACAATATCAAATGATGGCATAGTGCTCCCTCCTTACAATCTGCGCTCAGTGTAAACGAAATAGCGTGAACATCAAGGTGACGGGGGTCTATTGCCCCCGATCTTGAGCAAGCAGCTCATGAATCAGATTAAATAGCTGCGTATTCGGGTAAAAATACGGCTCATGCCAACCTTCAGCAAGCAGTGACTCAAGCTGATCATCGCTAATCTCTCCATAGAGAAACGCCTTTAAAGCCGCTTGCACTCACCTGCCGGCAGACATACACTGTTCGCCACACACAGGAGTCGCCCATGATTGAACTCATTCAATTTTACCCGGCCTGGAATATTCCCAATGCCAGTCCATTTTGCATGAAGCTTGAAACCTACCTCAAAATGGCGAGCATCCCGTATCAAAACGGCTACACCAATGACCCGCGCAAGATGCCTAACGGCAAACTGCCTGCCATCAAAGACAACGGCAAGCTGATTGTCGACAGTCGCCTGATCATCACTCACCTGGAAAACACTCATGGCCAGCCGCTAGATGGTCACTTAAGTGCCAGCGAAAAAGCCACGGCGCACGCTTTTGGCCGCATGATCGAAGAACATCTATATTGGGGCATGGTGTATAGCCGATGGATCATGCCTGAGAATTTCTCGCGACTTTGCCAAGATTGGTTTAGTGTACTGCCTTGGCCATTGCGTCTTTTCATCCCTAAAAAGCTGCAGAAAAATGTGCGCGCACAACTCAATGGCGCGGGCCTTGGTCGCCTCACCCACGAGCAAATCATCACCTTGTGCCAGCAAGACATCGACGCCCTGGCCGATTTTCTCGGCGACAAAACCTTTTTCATGGGTGAGCAGCCTTCCAGTATCGACGCTTGCGTACATGCAATCTTAGTGGGCCTGATGAACGTACCCATTGAATCTGAAATCAAAACCCATGCGCTATCAAAAACGAATTTAACGGCTTATTGCCAACGCATGAACCAACGTTACTGGGCAGACAAGGCTTAGCATGAAACGCCTGACGATCTCACACGTTTTATCTGCGCTGATCGCAGGCTGCCTTTTGCCTTTTGCCTTTTCACCACACGGTATCTGGCCGCTGGCCATCGTGTGCCCTGCGGTTTTATTACACGTCTGGCTTAAACAAAATGCCCGCCAAGCCTTCATCAGCGGCTGGCTATTTGGCTTAGGTTTTTTTGCCGTAGGCGTGTGGTGGGTCTTTATCAGTATACATGAGTTTGGCAACACCAATGCCGTGCTCGCCTTCCTGCTCACCGCACTGTTTGTGATCTTCTTAGGCTTTTGGTTTGGTGTGCAAGGCGTCCTATTTCACTGGCTGAACCGCAGCCGTTTAGCGCTTTGGTTTGTGCTGCTTTTTCCAGCAAGCTGGCTCTTTTTTGCCTGGCTGTTTGAATGGGTGCTCACAGGCTTTCCCTGGTTACAGCTGGGCACGAGTCAAGTCGCAAGCCCTTTGGCGGGTTATTTGCCGCTCTTTGGTGTTTTGGGTACCAGCGGTATTGTCGCGCTGTGCAGCGCCTTATTGGTGTCAATCATTGAATCACAGATCACATTAAAAACAAGAATTACTTCATTGTTTTTATTTATAATTATATTCGCTCTCGGCGGCCTGTGCCGCACCATCAGCTGGAGTGGCCAGCTGCCTGGCAAACCGATGAACTTCGCACTCGTGCAAGGCAATATCGCCCAAAGCCTGCGCTGGGACCCGAACCACGTCGATGCCATTTTGGCCAAATACCGCCGCATCAGTACCCCATACTTCAAGCACAATACGCTCGTGGTTTGGCCGGAAAATGCCCTGCCTATTCCGGCAAGCTATGCGGGTGGTTACTTATACCAGCTCCATACGCTGGCTAAAGATCACCAAACCACCCTCATGACGGGCATGCCGGTGGCTCACCAAGAAGACTATTACAATGGCCTACTCATGCTCGGCCAGCACACCGGCTATTACTTCAAACGCCACTTGGTGCCCTTTGGTGAATACTTACCCTACGATAACTATCTGCGCGGGCTCATCAATTTTTTCAACATCCCCATGTCGAATTTTGTGCCGGGGCCTGCCAACCCAGCACCGCTGACTGTGGGCAACCTCGTCATTGCACCGCTCATTTGCTATGAAATTGCCTACAGCTCACTGCTACGCACCGACTTACCAAGCGCCGATATCATACTGGTGATCAGCGACGATGCTTGGTTTGGTGATTCAGCCGCGGCCAGCCAACAAATCGAAATTTCACGCGCGCAAGCCATCGCCTCGGCAAGACCGCTGCTCGCGGCGAGCAATAACGGCATCACCGCGGTGATCAGCCCGAAAGGCGAGATCACTCAACGCGCACCGCGCTTTAAAACGGCCATTCTCACCGGCACATTAACCGGCTATCGCGGCGCCACGCCCTGGGTGGCTTGGGGCAATTCACCGGTGATGTTATTCATTGTGATCGTATTTATCGCGAGCCTTTTCACGCGACGCAAACGCAAAAACGCTTGACCCGAGCACGCCAAACCGTAAGATAGTTTGCGGGCACAGCCTAAAAAGCAACATGACCTTGCAACTTCAATCGCATGATGCACATCCAAAATAATAAAACAACGAGGTATATGAGCATGACAAAGCACCGTGGGACGGGCAAAAAACGCAGACAAATAGACGCAAATAAAGCTGAACAAAGGTACAAGGCCCTCACAGCGGATCAAGACCGTCTAGTGCAAGAAAAACGGCGAGAACAGCTCGGGCAAAGAGCCCTCGCGCTTCGAAGCCAAGCGCCTCCACCGGCCGCGACAGGTGTCCAAGCTAATACAGAAAGCCCTTTCGAGCTCCATAGAACCATCGAGCACCTTAAAAAGCGCCTCGACGATTCACGAGCCACACAAACTCGCGAGGCAGACGAGCACCTAGTGAGGTCTAACAGACAGCTGTCTGAAATCTCAGCGCTTAAAAGAGAGCTCACCGCTAAAAATCAACGCATCAGCACGCTTGAAGCTCAGTTAGCACAAGTAGAACGCAATTTAAACAGCGCGAACGAAAGCAATGCTCAGGCTGCGCAAGCTCAGACTGAGCAGGCCCAGAGCACCATAGAAAAACTAGAACAGGGATTAACTGAACTCCGAGCAGAAAACTCTCAAGCACTACACAAAATTAGACGCCTGGAGCAGGCATACAGCCTCAGCCAACACGAGCACAAGGAAGCCACAGCAGCCCTGCAACAAACACACGCAACTGAGCTCGCCATCACCGCCGCTCAAAACCAGGCGTGGATTCTCCAAGTCGTCACATTACAAAGTCAGCACACCTCTTTAAAAAGACGTTTTTCAGAGCAAAAAAAGCTTTTAAACAATGCGCACCCAACACATCATGAGCTGCATAAAACAAAGCCAAATAACTCTGCTTCACCTGCTGATCGACCACCACCGGCCAACTCAAACAGCGAAAACTATGACGGCCTCATTTTAACACTGATTCAGCAGGTCGATGAACTCACCAAGAGCAAGAAAAATGAACAGCAAAAAAATGAAGA
The Gammaproteobacteria bacterium CG11_big_fil_rev_8_21_14_0_20_46_22 DNA segment above includes these coding regions:
- a CDS encoding YajQ family cyclic di-GMP-binding protein, yielding MPSFDIVSEIDHHELTNAVDQANREVSQRFDFKGTNASFEHTDKEITLKAPSDFQVKQMLDILVGKLIKRGLDGRCYEAGDIHTNLSEAKQVLTLKQGIDRDQAKKLTTLIKDSKLKVQAQIQGEQVRVTGKKRDDLQDVIAMLREAKIDFPVQFDNFRD
- a CDS encoding glutathione S-transferase, with amino-acid sequence MIELIQFYPAWNIPNASPFCMKLETYLKMASIPYQNGYTNDPRKMPNGKLPAIKDNGKLIVDSRLIITHLENTHGQPLDGHLSASEKATAHAFGRMIEEHLYWGMVYSRWIMPENFSRLCQDWFSVLPWPLRLFIPKKLQKNVRAQLNGAGLGRLTHEQIITLCQQDIDALADFLGDKTFFMGEQPSSIDACVHAILVGLMNVPIESEIKTHALSKTNLTAYCQRMNQRYWADKA
- the lnt gene encoding apolipoprotein N-acyltransferase, producing MKRLTISHVLSALIAGCLLPFAFSPHGIWPLAIVCPAVLLHVWLKQNARQAFISGWLFGLGFFAVGVWWVFISIHEFGNTNAVLAFLLTALFVIFLGFWFGVQGVLFHWLNRSRLALWFVLLFPASWLFFAWLFEWVLTGFPWLQLGTSQVASPLAGYLPLFGVLGTSGIVALCSALLVSIIESQITLKTRITSLFLFIIIFALGGLCRTISWSGQLPGKPMNFALVQGNIAQSLRWDPNHVDAILAKYRRISTPYFKHNTLVVWPENALPIPASYAGGYLYQLHTLAKDHQTTLMTGMPVAHQEDYYNGLLMLGQHTGYYFKRHLVPFGEYLPYDNYLRGLINFFNIPMSNFVPGPANPAPLTVGNLVIAPLICYEIAYSSLLRTDLPSADIILVISDDAWFGDSAAASQQIEISRAQAIASARPLLAASNNGITAVISPKGEITQRAPRFKTAILTGTLTGYRGATPWVAWGNSPVMLFIVIVFIASLFTRRKRKNA